The Naumovozyma castellii chromosome 4, complete genome genome contains a region encoding:
- the CDC43 gene encoding protein geranylgeranyltransferase type I subunit CDC43 (ancestral locus Anc_2.312): MSLNNNRKKHIKFIERHLALLPGSHEAQDVNKMAIVFYAIESLCALEIDTKEIYTKNLGWIHKHYSKISLENDEPIAGFVGSLTMDIAGVNTISLPNTLFALLTLLILDDRAFLTDSIEMGRISSFVSACQLEENGSFMSALNFDSIEASSVDSNDLRFCYIAVTILYLCGSRTINDFSRYIDTEKLVEFISSQKCNVGGFGQYGEPHAGYTSCALSALKLLDSLDRLSEEFIEKSITWLVQRQVSNIGCSKFENENNASYDEFDHGGFQGRENKFADTCYVFWCLNSLQILTPDWQTLCNTSLVRDFLLNRTQNLVTGGFSKNDEDDPDLYHTCLGIASLKLIDESFNGVLCIPKNISSSLES; this comes from the coding sequence ATGAgtttaaataataacagGAAGAAACACATAAAATTCATCGAGAGACATCTAGCCTTGCTACCTGGATCTCATGAGGCACAAGATGTCAATAAAATGGCAATCGTATTTTACGCCATTGAGTCATTATGTGCATTAGAAATTGatacaaaagaaatatatacAAAGAACCTAGGATGGATACATAaacattattcaaaaatttccCTCGAGAATGATGAACCTATAGCTGGCTTCGTTGGTAGTCTGACTATGGATATCGCAGGTGTCAATACAATAAGTCTGCCTAATACACTTTTTGCCTTGTTAACACTGCTGATACTGGATGATAGAGCATTCCTAACagattcaattgaaatGGGGCGCATATCCTCCTTCGTTTCTGCTTGCcaattagaagaaaatggtTCATTTATGTCTGCATTGAACTTCGATTCGATAGAAGCTTCTTCTGTTGACTCTAACGACTTGCGATTTTGCTACATAGCTGTTACAATCTTATATCTCTGTGGATCTAGGACTATCAACGATTTTTCGCGGTATATTGATACTGAGAAGTTGGTAGAGTTTATTTCAAGTCAAAAGTGCAACGTAGGTGGGTTTGGACAATATGGAGAACCTCATGCAGGTTATACTTCCTGTGCATTATCTGCcttgaaattattggataGTCTTGATAGATTAAGTGAAGAATTCATAGAGAAATCTATAACGTGGCTAGTACAAAGACAGGTTTCTAATATTGGTTGCTCGAAATTCGAGAACGAGAATAATGCATCttatgatgaatttgatcaTGGTGGCTTCCAAGGAAGGGAGAATAAGTTTGCAGACACTTGCTATGTGTTTTGGTGTCTTAACTCATTACAAATATTGACACCCGATTGGCAAACTTTGTGCAATACTAGTCTAGTTAGAGACTTTCTTTTGAATAGAACTCAAAATTTAGTGACAGGTGGGTTTAGTAAGAACGATGAGGATGATCCTGATCTTTATCATACATGTCTGGGTATTGCCAGTCTAAAGCTGATTGACGAGTCGTTTAATGGTGTTCTTTGTATACCGAAAAACATATCCTCATCTTTAGAATCCTAA
- the LYS5 gene encoding holo-[acyl-carrier-protein] synthase (ancestral locus Anc_2.314): MDQLLKDIKLNNSWNIILVVDVANSGLIDEFLFEAAMRLLPLKQQSKILARKSAMGKHTMLCNRLLQLFGCSISTGKNISQLVFQAGKHGKPMLQNANNVAFNMSNGDNHTVMYLTKGSSTGGDVGVDIASVDDLGEDLELFKNIFHRDEYTYLLELPPVERRCLFAYYWSLKESYTKYVGTGLHNNLNDINFKEQKDFRDEGRQDVIINNEHLTFYSRWLPAERKEEKDIITVCHSANLNMNKPKMYSITFNSVFDYLQSQI, from the coding sequence atGGATCAATTGctgaaagatattaaattaaataattcatgGAACATAATACTGGTAGTAGATGTAGCCAATTCTGGCTTGATCgatgaatttcttttcGAAGCTGCAATGAGGTTGTTGCCTTTGAAACAACAGAGCAAAATTCTTGCTAGAAAATCGGCAATGGGTAAACATACCATGTTATGTAACAGATTGTTGCAGTTATTTGGTTGTTCAATTTCTACTGGTAAAAATATAAGTCAATTGGTATTTCAGGCTGGAAAACATGGGAAGCCAATGCTTCAAAATGCCAACAACGTTGCCTTTAATATGAGTAATGGTGACAATCACACTGTAATGTACCTCACTAAGGGTTCATCAACTGGGGGCGATGTTGGGGTGGATATAGCATCTGTTGATGATTTAGGAGAAGATCTGGAGttattcaagaatatttttcatcgtGATGAATATACATATCTACTAGAACTTCCACCTGTAGAAAGAAGATGCCTTTTTGCGTATTATTGGTCTTTAAAGGAATCATATACTAAGTATGTTGGCACAGGTCTTCATAATAATCTGAATGacatcaatttcaaagaacAGAAAGATTTCCGTGATGAGGGCAGGCAGGATGTGATCATTAACAATGAACATCTTACCTTTTACTCCAGATGGTTACCTGCCGAAAGAAAAGAGGAGAAGGATATTATAACTGTGTGCCACAGCGCAAATCTTAATATGAATAAACCTAAAATGTATTCAATTACATTCAACTCTGTTTTTGACTATCTCCAATCCCAGATATGA
- the PEX14 gene encoding Pex14p (ancestral locus Anc_2.315), producing the protein MESRSQLISSAVAFLSDSGLKDAPLTKKIEFLQNKGLTEEEIEHAINESTSKKTTSGDGSVSSINGTNPVSKVSESPEYLYEALPPLLPRRDWKDYFVMATATAGLLYGAYEVTKRYVIPNILPESKTKLEQDKEEIKSQFDRVDKVLNAIEQEQTDLRAKEEEKLNELDTMINELHTTLEQTTETRSKMESEFKMLKLEMTNLQNSLDNFISSNKNTNGLDKVSTEVESLKNLIKSSNLQQLADKSHIDKRDGIPSYVSNGVPGIDAIPTASDLLAKLNIDNDGTTKNGETLKEKEANEDDVPAWKRSREKSLQGKSTSSIPAWQTESNNATGSVTLPDWQTVLEEAGESAHASDSNK; encoded by the coding sequence ATGGAAAGTAGATCGCAGTTAATCAGTTCCGCTGTAGCATTCCTTAGCGATTCTGGTCTCAAAGATGCTCCATTAACtaagaagattgaattCTTGCAAAATAAAGGTTTGACCGAAGAAGAGATCGAACACGCAATTAATGAATCCACAAGTAAGAAAACAACCAGTGGAGATGGTAGTGTGTCTTCTATCAATGGTACAAACCCTGTTTCTAAGGTTTCAGAGTCGCCAGAATATCTGTATGAGGCATTACCTCCTCTACTTCCTCGCCGTGATTGGAAAGATTATTTTGTAATGGCAACAGCCACAGCTGGCCTACTTTACGGAGCATATGAAGTAACCAAAAGGTATGTGATCCCAAATATACTCCCCGAATCGAAAACTAAGTTAGAGCAAGATAAAGAGGAAATAAAATCTCAATTTGATAGAGTGGATAAGGTACTTAATGCCATTGAACAGGAGCAAACTGATTTGAGAGCGAAGGAGGAAGAGAAGTTGAACGAATTGGATACAATGATTAACGAATTACACACGACGCTTGAACAAACAACAGAAACAAGATCGAAAATGGAAAGTGAATTTAAAATGTTGAAGCTGGAGATGacaaatcttcaaaattctttagATAATTTTATCTCTAGCAACAAGAATACGAATGGGTTAGACAAAGTTAGCACTGAAGTAGAATCATTAAAAAATCTTATCAAAAGTTCAAATCTCCAACAACTTGCTGACAAATCTCACATAGATAAAAGAGATGGCATTCCCTCCTATGTTTCAAATGGTGTTCCAGGTATTGATGCTATTCCAACAGCCAGTGACTTGTTGGCAAAACTAAATATTGACAATGACGGCACCACCAAAAATGGAGAAACGttgaaagaaaaggaagccaatgaagatgatgtcCCTGCTTGGAAAAGATCAAGGGAAAAGTCTCTTCAAGGTAAAAGTACGAGCTCAATACCGGCTTGGCAGACTGAATCCAATAATGCAACAGGTAGTGTCACTCTCCCAGATTGGCAAACTGTTCTAGAGGAAGCTGGTGAGTCAGCACATGCTTCAGACTCTAACAAATGA
- the NUT1 gene encoding Nut1p (ancestral locus Anc_2.316), which produces MEEQSVYQLALKCAEREIPAAEFLNLYKEFFNERFSKNMSENDDSEINGSNMEEVATTLSLNFEELLNTGNSYLLVDYIITVLFVNYNSDLVRVAFPKLITVENNTMLIHFCSKLCAFLSQLSDKLVTDQLCKDLPNVLIPSVLNADYRNSSNELLVSFAKLLQRLLKFITTPITIQKDNAREHSHALVARLSHINKLLHKRLGQMIDSKLIFKDSKVNVFFKDPAHEYIHSPSLTSPQFISSPMSINKTPMSTTSTSKYKDMRLLRYYKNIWLNNKIHNWEPINSDFLSRYAAISPTLFQEGIPSSQSSDTLLTDLVETSFTCFAQFVSNKQYHQVNSNLNLLERKWVIFISKHLPLLILKHSSKNPHVITKALDNIDDKVIKAIRTYYSEKDDIKSRNEDLFDDYSTTSLDIRHDFMKSLIMLNLLTPNVINDYLREDETIDVKTLVTSDDLIINSSQGIKESIKDIPAFVSNEINSLEMEMLNDSSTGLTNGLYQVLTTFESVAPTKQKDIAIGIVNLLKESIGNSNYDKITKLCALLYFNFGHSFTTILSFVDPLTITELLIKFVDDSWGTSSNLKTEMSDDNSYESNSKALSIGWGLLLLIVLSNNYGISLPDVALQSSTISSTNTFSIQFVSKLPEILDTYTIDERNERDPNTQSKSHKLVQSWLSDLFVNGAISDELSQNTQTGQLSTLIPFIIKQVLLAAELGFVSDPSNLLTGFEYFLQPYMLVGLIKVVYWLEQFLSGLKNRTYPEALIQTMFTLLNSILNPSTLNEESRTFHNAILRLNAVPLLKVVRKFRSKNEPNYGVYYSESESSATVGPLIDKLVSVLNMGSIYNVDSRIINTETMYSQTKPIGYGKFLILDENPINKIMTNQMNSFWNLHSSTFYNLDYLYELIDLITPKKFFFDVFQTLKYKSNTYGVPVMRNKISTTETEHVMDYFFYFLVLYDVRSPDDAAKFINFMDTEGHMDTSPVQSEVQLKTENPLKTETSQDDDFDMLFGENDNETSAQEPEEDIQILTVEPKVNENNEMAILKRNSFGRIIHELKVAEEEAYKSGGIPKEKYEETCHYHEKYLALLKGCVF; this is translated from the coding sequence ATGGAAGAACAGTCTGTTTACCAATTAGCTTTGAAATGTGCAGAAAGAGAGATACCTGCTGCAGAATTCCTTAATTTATATAAGGAGttctttaatgaaagattttCCAAGAATATGTCAGAGAACGACGATTCCGAGATTAATGGATCTAATATGGAGGAGGTAGCCACTACGCTATCATTAAATTTCGAAGAGTTATTGAATACTGGAAACTCTTACCTTCTGGTCGACTATATCATTACGGTTTTGTTTGTCAATTACAACTCAGATCTTGTTCGTGTAGCATTCCCGAAACTGATTACGGTGGAAAACAATACCATGCTCATCCATTTTTGTTCCAAGCTGTGTGCATTCCTTTCTCAATTATCTGACAAATTAGTAACTGACCAGCTGTGTAAGGATCTACCCAATGTACTCATTCCTAGTGTATTGAACGCCGATTATAGAAATTCAAGTAATGAACTGCTTGTCTCATTTGCTAAATTGTTACAGAGATTGCTAAAGTTTATAACGACCCCAATTACTATTCAAAAAGATAACGCAAGAGAACATTCTCATGCCTTAGTTGCGCGATTGTCACACATAAATAAACTGCTTCACAAGAGATTGGGCCAAATGATCGATAGTAAgttaattttcaaagattctAAAGTGAATGTGTTCTTTAAGGATCCTGCCCATGAATATATCCACTCACCATCTCTAACTTCCCCTCAATTTATTTCAAGTCCAATGTCTATAAATAAAACTCCCATGTCTACCACATCGACGAGCAAATACAAAGATATGAGGTTGCTACGTTATTATAAGAATATATGGCTAAATAATAAGATCCATAATTGGGAACCTATAAACTCAGACTTCCTTTCTAGGTATGCGGCAATATCACCAACATTATTCCAGGAGGGGATCCCGTCATCGCAATCTTCTGATACCCTTTTAACCGATTTAGTTGAAACCTCATTTACATGTTTTGCTCAATTTGTTAGTAACAAGCAATATCATCAAGTGAATTCAAACTTAAATCTTTTGGAGCGAAAATGGGtgatttttatttcaaaacatCTGCCATTATTAATCCTAAAGCACTCATCCAAAAATCCACACGTAATTACGAAGGCATTAgataatattgatgataaagTTATCAAAGCAATTAGAACATATTATTCTGAAAAAGATGACATCAAGAGTAGGAATGAAGATCTATTTGATGATTATTCGACAACCAGCCTAGATATTAGACATGATTTTATGAAGTCATTAATAATGCTGAATCTTTTAACGCCTAACGTGATAAATGACTATCTTAGAGAGgatgaaacaattgatgTCAAAACATTGGTTACATCAGATGATTTGATCATAAATAGCTCTCAAGGAATAAAAGAATCAATTAAGGATATTCCAGCATTTGTATCTAACGAaatcaattcattagaaatggaaatgCTAAACGATTCTTCCACAGGATTAACTAATGGATTATATCAAGTACTGACAACTTTCGAATCTGTGGCCCCTACAAAGCAAAAGGATATTGCAATAGGAATAGTAAATCTATTAAAGGAATCCATAGGTAATTCGAATTATGATAAAATAACAAAATTATGTGCTCttttatatttcaattttggcCATTCCTTTACCACAATTCTATCCTTTGTGGATCCCTTGACAATCACAGAATTGTTAATAAAATTTGTGGATGACTCATGGGGCACATCAtctaatttgaaaactGAAATGTCTGATGATAATAGCTACGAATCAAATAGTAAGGCTTTGTCGATTGGCTGGGGActactattattaattgtCTTATCCAATAACTATGGCATTTCCTTACCAGATGTTGCATTGCAATCGTCAACCATTTCATCAACTAACACATTCTCTATCCAATTCGTCTCCAAACTTCCAGAAATCTTAGATACCTACACGATTGATGAACGCAATGAAAGAGACCCCAACACACAGTCAAAATCTCATAAACTTGTCCAAAGCTGGCTAAGTGATCTTTTTGTCAACGGTGCCATTTCAGATGAGTTATCACAAAACACTCAAACAGGACAACTTTCTACCCTGATCCCTTTTATCATAAAACAAGTATTATTGGCTGCTGAACTAGGTTTTGTTAGTGATCCTTCAAATCTCTTGACAGGATTCGAGTATTTTCTACAACCTTATATGCTGGTCGGATTAATCAAGGTGGTTTATTGGTTAGAACAATTCTTATCCGGATTGAAAAATAGGACATATCCAGAAGCTCTAATCCAGACTATGTTTACTTTACTGAATTCTATATTGAATCCCTCTACTTTGAATGAGGAATCAAGAACTTTCCATAATGCAATTTTACGCCTAAATGCTGttccattattgaaagtaGTAAGAAAATTCCGTTCGAAAAATGAACCAAACTATGGTGTTTATTATTCAGAGAGTGAATCTTCGGCTACCGTGGGACCATTAATCGATAAACTTGTTTCTGTACTAAACATGGGATCTATATATAACGTGGATTCAAGGATAATAAATACAGAAACAATGTATTCTCAAACAAAACCTATAGGTTACGGAAAGTTTTTAATCTTAGACGAGAATCCAATAAATAAGATAATGACTAATCAAATGAAttcattttggaatttaCACAGCAGCACCTTTTACAACTTAGACTATCTCTATGAACTAATCGATTTGATAACTCCtaaaaaattcttctttgacGTCTTCCAAACCTTAAAATATAAATCAAACACCTACGGTGTACCAGTTATGAGGAATAAAATCTCAACAACGGAAACAGAACATGTCATGGATTACTTCTTTTACTTTTTGGTCCTTTATGATGTAAGGTCGCCCGATGATGCTGCAAagtttatcaatttcatggATACTGAGGGTCACATGGATACCTCACCAGTCCAAAGTGAAGTTCAACTTAAAACTGAAAATCCACTCAAGACTGAAACGTCACAAGATGACGATTTTGATATGTTATTTGgtgaaaatgataatgaaacaagTGCTCAAGAacctgaagaagatattcaaattctgaCCGTCGAACCCAAGGTGAATgagaataatgaaatggccattttgaagagaaatTCTTTTGGAAGGATAATACATGAATTGAAAGttgctgaagaagaagcttATAAATCAGGAGGAATCCCCAAGGAGAAGTACGAGGAAACTTGTCATTATCACGAGAAGTACTTAGCATTATTAAAAGGTTGTGTTTTCTAA